GTGGTATAGTGGTCGTCTGCGGCGGATAATATCCATGAGGCGGGTAATGATAGTTCTGAGGCATGCTCATATCAGACATGTTATGTGAAGGTGGCGGAACACTGTGATTGTCTTGAATGGGAACAGTGATGAGGTTAGTCCGTCCAACTGGGGGGGCTAATTGCCGCACTGGTAAATGAGAAATTCCCTGTTGCATCGGATGACCGAGTCCATGAGATCCAGCGTTGACGGATCCGACATTGGATGCGCCCGGAGGGATGTGAGTGTTGATACTTCCAGAGTTGTGAGGTCCCATGTTTTGGGGCGGGCCTTGAAGACCAGGCGTAGATGTGTGACCCACACCATGCGAACGAGGATCAGAAGCATTGGAGAGCTGAAAAATGGAGGtaagaatataataatgaaCAAACATTGAAAGAGaacttaacatatgtatattaatacttACGCCTAGAGGTTTAACAATGGCGATCGCTCCCTGAATGGACGACACTAACGAATTTCCGATTGAGGATTTAGTTTGTAAATCTAAATTTGTACAATTTGCTTCTGAAGACAATACGGAAGACAGTTTGTTATTGAAATCCAAGTGTGGATTCTGTTGATTTCCAGAATTCGCATTCGAACCTGCAATTCCACTCGATGACAAGTGTCTATGATTTATGTGTGCTTGTAGATCTCtctagaatataaataaatatcaaatatcaaaaacaaTTTGTATATTAAGAGGAGTTTGTTTTATTCGTATAAGCgaaaaattaacttaaaaatcCTCCACtaaatatattactattttattgCATTGAAAGTATGAAACTTTCATTGCAAttctaatttattaaattaactatTGAAGTGAATTtgaagcttaagagggctggacagcagcgccttgtccatacaaacgtactatacttctcccgtcctcaattatggcactagagaaattattttttaatatgctatggatatccaccattggggtgcatctatcgttttatttttttgattaattattttttatatgagctaggagccaccaatcatctataaaatcgcctcttttttacatccacgaaacgagtccagcgtgcttatttaacggtcgatttaaaaaaaaatacgccgatagatgcacagaaagtatctttctcataccgatgatgaaatttttttaaaaattggtccagttttggaggagaaaatagtagaatacgaaacctcgattttgtcaatttaaaatacgttttatctggtcgaagcgcaactatcgcattcactcaatatatatattgatatatattgtcgcattcactcaatatatacatacactcaatatatatatatcgaagaaaggaacggtaacaaaattaaggtttcgggtgtacagccctcttaagaaagtaatacatatgtaaccttCCAAAATAGACAGACTGAGAAAGTACAACTATTCATATCATAGATAGAGCTCACGCTTCATTATGTAaactaaatagaaaaaaaatacgattttaaacGCAAATTTCTCAGTAACTTGGAGAGCCgcatatgtaataatacataatgtataattaataattacctGAGATAAATACGTGCGCCGGCATCCGGCATTTCCATACCGTGTTCCGGCATGAGTGCACATAAACACAGTTCCGAGACCTGTTTGTTCAACTCTATTCACCTGAATATAACAATTcaacaaattaatattgaaatacttgaataaaatattcacattcacaccaaaataacaaacaaacctTTTCTCTACATCGTGGACAGTGAGTGTGATCTGCACGAGCACATTGAAGACAAAAAACGTGCTTGCAAGGAATCTGAAATTGcattaacaaaatattaatagttAGTATAAGTTATCGTTGATATACCAAGATTAAGCAGAAAACGAACCATTCTTCCATATATAAGAATGGGTTTTTGACATGTGTCACAGCAATATATCATAGGGTTCAACACTTTTTCGCCGATCAGCGTCGCGCGATGGTTCCAATGTAACCTCAGCATGGGTTCTGGAGGTCCTCGATGCAGTGTAGTGAACACTGGCGGCTCCAACTGAGATATATCCGTAGGAACTTCCACTGAAACAacgatatacacatataaattgcGAGATTATACTATGAAATTAACCTGTCTTGTGCATGTTTGCTTCAAAAACTCGATTATTTTTGAaccaataataaatttagtgagTCCTTAGAAAGTTACATGTTGAGTAATTCTTGTATTCAAATGCAATCACCAGAACATGCTCAATTTTAAATACAGTAAAACCTCGATATAACAGACAAAATCTTCGGTCATCTATCTATCGAGGATGCCGGGTTCACTTTCATAAACTTTTTTACTTTGAAAACTcgaaaaatatacaatgtacacaTCCCATATATAACATCAAACTTCGCTGAACAATAACAAATAAAGCGAAGTATGGTAACGCAGGACTCACTGTTGGGATATTTAATGAATCAAATCAGTAACGAATcactttttttatgaattgaattaacattccaaattgaaatatttgaaattggtaCAGCCGTCATGGCTAAGTTCTACTACATGTATATTGggatactattatatatgtatgtggatgtACATAGAGGTTAAATAATGCGTGCTCACATTTAGGAGGTTCGTTCTCGTCGTTGACATGCTGGTGATGGGTGGAGTGAGGGTCTGAGGGGTTTGGGGGGGCGTTGTTGACGGGGGGGGCGGCCTCTTCTTCGGCTTCGGAATTGGAGTCTTCGTGGTCCGGCGGTGAAGTCGCCTCTTCTTCGTCGGAAGAGACCACCTTCAGAGCCTTCTTGGCGCGCCCCCTGCCCCTCCCCCTGCCGCGGCCTCTGCCCCTGCCGCGCCCCCGACCGCGACCCCTCTTTTCCCCGTTCATCACCCCTCCTTCGCTTCGCCGCCAACCGGCTGCAACTCCCGCTAACTTGACAGCTATCAAGAGTATTGCCGGCTGAGGCCCCAGCACCTCAGAACACATCCATACTCGtacatgtttaaaaaatatatctgaacgaaacttttaatttatacactATTATTAATACCGTTTACTTATCTAGAGAGTGCAGAAAAAGCTTCTTCACTACTTATATATGAATGAGTATGGtagttcttcttcttctaagaAGCTGTAGGACCGTTTCGTTCCTCACATGGTATTTacgcagtgccggttttaggaggGGGCTtggtcgggcggcgcccgagggcgccaaataagttagggtgccgctcgatgcgtcaaaggtgctttaaaatttaaaattagagcgccaaaagccatacaaaatagAGTCATACAAAACAAAAGCCATACAAAggcgaattttttttctaagggtgtttagaaaaaattgcccgagggcgccattgggtgtaaggccggcactgtattTACGCATATGCATATGATATCAATTATATCCCACTGCATTACTATTAGCAATGCTGGAATATAGATCATTGGAAACTCGAAGGGGAATTTGCTTAGTGAAACATTTTATCGGAATATTAAAAAGCCAAGTAGACAATCCACAAATTCTCGAAAAACTCCGTTTGTGAACTCCAGAATGTTCCCATATATCTCGATTGGGCTGTCTCTTCTTGCCTATTCGGGTACCTGAATGCTTCCTCCAAAACTTGACGGCATCATGTGCGATATgtccagtgccggttttaggggggggggggggctgggtcgggtggcgcccgagggcgccaaataagttggggctcgatgcgtcaaagacgctttaaattttaaaaattagattaTAGCGCCAAAGGTGAAATTTTTTTCTCAGGgtagaaaaaattgcccaagggcgccattgggtgtaaggccggcactgcataTGCCTTCTCAATGAAATAGCAATCAATGTTAGCCTTTTTTCATCTCACATGTGGACTtctgttttaaaatgtttaatattgtattattgttttttaatattctttcattgttattatgtttcatttttatttttatttttttcatattattgtattgtttttttactatttttttttaataaatattgtttacatgtttcTACCGATAGTGGCGGCTTAGGGCAACTTATGAAATCATTATGGTCtggatttgatttgaaataaataaataaatttgcctAACAATTCAATccaaataaaattaactatatACTTTTGAAAAGTTGGATTAGTAATTTAACTGAAATTTGAGTGTAAAATATCTTAGTACATACAATTCTCTAGCCTAGTAACGTAAATGTTACACTAAagtaattaaatatcttaaagtTGTTTGCcacttcaattttaaaattaaccgccaattttaaaattaaattaattaaccgTCACATTACTAAATatcttttataatttcaatgaaacTCATGTTAACTATTAatcgttaaaaatatattaattgaacGTCAAATGACCAACGAATGTTTCCTCTACCTTTTGTTGGCAATTCTGTTACGTGAAAATTTTTTGCAATGTGTCCGATGTAGTttatcaaatcaaataaaatttcacagaATTCACCAGATGTCggtatatttaatgaaattgtttttaaatttaaaaactgaTAAAGGCTTTATTTACAGTCAATAGTTTAATCTACGTAAGCATATGCATTACTATCTTAGCCGATAAGTAACACGATTAAAAAAAACGAGGTCAAGGAATCGTGCTgaaagaaatatttataataaaatcatcCGCATTACAAACTAATctgaattaaatttaacgtgCATTAAATTGCACTGTGTATTTGAAACTCAATTTTTGAGGTCATAAAACCAGGAACACGTAgtattgccaatttttttataatttactaaTATAGTCTAACTaatgaactgaaaaaaaattgtgtgccaAATTGTAGTTAAAAACAAACAGAATTTATTGTAACATTTGCCATAGCTTTGTGTTTTCAAGAAACCGGCGTTATCCAAGAGTAAACAATGGAAGTTTTGGGCCATCAGCAGAcagtcattttatttttatcatttagcACTTCTTCATTGCTCACCCTCTTTAAATACTACcgaaattataaacataaaacttAAAACCATTATTCTGAAAAACATGCCCTTTAACGGTAGATTCCACTGACCGCTCAGCTAAAATTAATCAGATTAACAGTAAAATTCGgcaacagaaaaaatatttacgttTTTGTATGAAGGCCCAATTCCCCcataaaatattcttaaaaatcatCAATAGTTTCTGTCACAGAGATTAATAAACCAAAAGTGGGCCACGACCAAAGGACGATTCAAAATGCTATGCTACaaagttttctttttaaaatcatGTGTTTTCAAGCctttttcttctatttttcACATAGATAGTCGAACAGCAACATTACAAGCACTTGGAGAAAGTGTTAGTAGGTGGGGGTGCTGTCATTGTCATGACTCATGACTCGTTGACATTGGTACCCACGTCTTCCAAAGATTAGAGACCAGTTTAAAACGAATAATCGTGACACTGTTATTTGTGTGATATCCAACAATTTGCAAGCCGAGAATGCAATTCGTCTGACAGTCTAAACATGTGGTTAGTGGTTAGTCTATTTAAGAGGTCAAAGCGAAATTTTCGAGTCTGACCTCAGTGGTACGATGCTACGTTACAAAACAATGTCTTCGCATAGATTACCGTAAGTGCGCTCTTGCACTAGATTTGCAACGAATAAGTGTAACTGGTTGAATTTCAAGCATCGTGTTgttgttttgatattttattttaattgaattcaatCGTAATTTAACTGTGTGATGATTTTCAGCATGTCTGACCTTGATTCACCGCTCGAACGTCCcaaataaattgatttgaacCAATTTAAACCGTAGATCTTAAATGCGATGGACTAATTTGTCTGACGGCACACTCGTTCGATAGCGTTAGGTCACATTGATAGCTGTCTGTATGActaaaaaagtattatattacaaaataataaaaaaatgaactgCCGTCGCGATGACGTACACTACTCAGGATCGTTCGAAGCCATTGTGATAGAAACACATTAATGTAGATAGACCCACTCTGCTAGAGCTGTCAATTTAACAGCATTCGTGCAACAGCATTCACAAAAATTGGTTCACTTttttcaattactattgtcctacaaagcaagagagcaaaaaaaaggttgacaatagtgaaccatgaTTAGTGCATAAAAGCATCCTCGACACCGATCTCCGTTTATAATACatgatatcatatatataatatcgctattctgtgtgtctgtgtatctgagataacgctcgccatactataagggtgaaatcacacagtAAGGAAcgcggcacgtggtttttttttaaatacttttaaacacGCGAAAAAATGAAGCATGCCTTGTacatattcatggcacgcccagcacacaccgtcccaaaatcaccccctggagtgttttcggtaaaatgttATCCTTGcattatttgaagaaatgtaaaagaacccccacagcggggagtcAATCACACGACGtaccgttcttccctgtgtgatttcgcccttgcCGTGCGTGGTATTTTTCGCAccgaatttttaatttgaaaaaatagtaaatttatggtctttttattttctatttgtttgatttatatgcatttttattttaaattatgtgtgatttcgccctaatagtcgtttcgattcgacatacatatgtacgtcacagctaaaacaatgccaacaaaacgtacaaatataataacaaaagaaaaaacttccatatatgtatatatatatattgttttgctaccaatgtttcctctaggttaatagatggcgctaaatttaTCCAtcgattgaaaatttatttaatgaattaatgaattaattaatttttctattggtggtttatattgtttatatgtaggtaggtagtttttatcattttttttcatattaagcaattaaatataaatattaaattaaatatatttaaaagctatttgaaaaaaattcgactgcgtgcggatcaaacacagaccgacacatttctttcttttttttttaataa
The nucleotide sequence above comes from Arctopsyche grandis isolate Sample6627 chromosome 4, ASM5162203v2, whole genome shotgun sequence. Encoded proteins:
- the Hakai gene encoding E3 ubiquitin-protein ligase Hakai, yielding MCSEVLGPQPAILLIAVKLAGVAAGWRRSEGGVMNGEKRGRGRGRGRGRGRGRGRGRGRAKKALKVVSSDEEEATSPPDHEDSNSEAEEEAAPPVNNAPPNPSDPHSTHHQHVNDENEPPKLEVPTDISQLEPPVFTTLHRGPPEPMLRLHWNHRATLIGEKVLNPMIYCCDTCQKPILIYGRMIPCKHVFCLQCARADHTHCPRCREKVNRVEQTGLGTVFMCTHAGTRYGNAGCRRTYLSQRDLQAHINHRHLSSSGIAGSNANSGNQQNPHLDFNNKLSSVLSSEANCTNLDLQTKSSIGNSLVSSIQGAIAIVKPLGLSNASDPRSHGVGHTSTPGLQGPPQNMGPHNSGSINTHIPPGASNVGSVNAGSHGLGHPMQQGISHLPVRQLAPPVGRTNLITVPIQDNHSVPPPSHNMSDMSMPQNYHYPPHGYYPPQTTTIPPPVMSSPQINSMPPNTAPPMQINTVQSTIGHNMPVPLSSFYGVASGPPNGPPVYPVPPVYVSQNNQMGVPPVGNMIVSNNSNPRVYDQSYGGPTNVGGGGPQPPWPPQPNQPPPQQHYYR